The Eleginops maclovinus isolate JMC-PN-2008 ecotype Puerto Natales chromosome 18, JC_Emac_rtc_rv5, whole genome shotgun sequence genome segment AGCCTCAGGTAAAGTCCTTAAACTTAGTTATTCTGTTTTAACCAGCAGACTAAAACCAAATAACGATCGGTTATGAAAATGCTATTAGAACCTTTGAGAATAGAAAAGGTAAGTATTGAGATTTCACTGATGTAGAATGTAGGACGCTTTATCTTTGAGGAAAGTACTCCGAGGCCTCATTGACTCAGTTTGCGTTTCTTACTAACGGCTCCTTTATCAGATTAAGAGATTTCTTTGGCACGCTGACATGGACGAAATTTAGAGAACATAGGATGTCTAACCTCCAACTAATCTTGTCTTTATGGGAAAGGAGGGATCAGGCTATTGGATTGCTGTGGCCTAAAAGGGTTAAATGGGCACTGACACAAACAGCAGGATGAAGGAGTTCCTCATAAACAGGAGAGATACCAGcaccacatttttcttaaatgctgCTACTGTATGTTGTTCAATAAAATAAGAGCTATGCACAACACAGTAAATACAAAGTGGGCTCTCACTCTCTGTAGctcatatacacacaaacatttcacagtgCTCACTCACAGCGTTTGTAATCATGTGTCCTTGGAAAGGATGGATCCTGAATTAATTAAATGGATTGCTATACTGGGTTCCTAAATTGGATTACTGTTTGTAATGCAATTTAATAAGATACTGTCATTTGCATGTGATTTGCATAATGTGTGAAATGCTGTTCACTTTTTCATGCCGTTTGTGTTTCGACTATAAGGTTGATCCCTGATCGGAAGGAGGAGATCAGTCTGAACTTGCCACTGCTCCCCTCGTCCCAGTGaactgagacacacagagacgacCAGTGGGTTCAACCAGCCAGGAGCTAGCCCCCTCATTCAAGCTCCAAAACAAACTCCACCGTCTGGTATGACCAATTACACTTATTTCACAAAACCATTTTATCTCCAGCTCTAGTGTTATGTTTAAGTAACATATCTGGCCCAAATCAACTCATTCATCATGGTTTGAATACAGAAAAACAGTTAATCCTGCAAGAAGAATTAATATCCTATTTTTAAGCTATGGCTTTCTCAAAGTGAAGAGTCACATTTATTAAGATTGTCTGGCAAATATTTATGTTCAACAATTCATCATGTCCTACATCTTGAATCCCTTCTTCGTCTTTAAATTTGCTAGAATAAACCACCCCGCCCCGTCAGGAGCTAAAAGCACAACTTTCTAATATCTCAGCAGTCCGTTTCGTATGAGCACAGCCTGGCTCTGCAACATCTTTCCCATGCATCAGTATGTTCACCAGCATGCCTACAATCCCATCATGCACCAATCCTTGACCTCCACACCTGCTGCAATGGGAACTCAGGACAATAACGTAAGCAGATGTGTCAGTAACGTACCAATGTTCATCTAGGGCCTATTTGGATCCTAATGTTATTTGATGTTTGAACATCATTTTAAGCTTATTGCCACTAAATGTGCAAAACTAATTTACAGTCTTTAATCTCTTGCTACAGTTCAACATGCACCTTCCCAGAGCATGGACCAGGCGCTCTTTTGCTCCTGTCACGGCCTTTCacaaagcagcagagaaacCCTTCAGTTCAACAGTGAGTCCAACATGCATCGATCAAAATGTCAATCAAGCTAAATGTGAAACTACTGTCTTTATTTGGTAAATTGAGTCCAACATCTCTGACAGTTTAACGCATTTATTTCATAGAAGCAAGGAAGATGGGGCGCCCTACATGTCAGGATTGCATGGAGGATATATTACCAGAAGCAAGTCAAGGTAATAACTAATTGTATTCACATAAACTAATAAGTTTAGACAGTATTTAAGCACATTTGTACTTATTGTGTGACTAGTTCAAGTCAGTTGAACTTGATTTGGGGATTTAATATCTATATAAAAGAAGCCATAGtatgaaaaagtgttttgtttattaataataaatcccAAAGGTTTAGATAAGTGAACAGGCTTAATAATACACTTAATTTAAATGGGCAATACATATAGGAAACATATAATGGTGCATGTTTGTagttctaaaatgtttttttaggaCATTGATTTGTACTTTTCTATCCAATTTGAGCATTAAAAACTGTATTCATCAGAAAATGCAGCATCAACCCAACAGTTTCCATCGAGATCTGACACCTGAGTATCCTGAATCCAGTTTACCTGACAAGGAATCAGAGCAGCCCTCTTGCTTTCAGCCACATATTGGTGAGTTCAGCATTGTAAGAAAGTGTGCAACTGAATTATATTTGTCGAACTATTGGAACTGAACTGCCTCTCATTTCTTAGACTCTCCTTATAAACAACCTGCATTTGGAAACAGTAGTGACAGGAGTGAACCAGGAAAAACAGCAGGACATTCAAACCACTCCAACAGCAGATTTCCAGCTGAATGTTCAACATCCTCACCAGCGCCTCACAACAGCCACACAAACAAAAGGGAGAAACTGGGACAGCCCCTGGAACTTGATGAAAAAGTGAAACACAGGGGGCAACAAgttaaaacagacatttcacCTCCTAGAGACACATATTTGAATCAAACTGGGACTCCGGAACCCGAACACAGACACAGCGGCTCACTTGGCAGGAAGAGGCAGCTCGAGTGTGTCAGCTCCATTAAACCAAAGAGGGTGAAGAAGGAAATTGTAGACAGCCAGCCTGATCCATCTCCTTTCAGTACAACTCACACATCTTTACACACCATGCCAGAGGAACATATAAACGCAAATGCTTTATCTGGCATGTATCCAAACAGCAGTAAATGTAATGTCACCAGAACATTTGGAGGACTCGTCGTTTATCCAGGATCTGAAATGCATCCCTACCAAACTGCTTCATGGGATCCGATTGGGGACGTTCACAAGAGAATGGATCTGTACTCTAGACAAAATCTCCTAAAAGACTATTCTTTAAATACCTGCCAAGCGATCAGGGTTGATCCTGTTGCAACGAGGCAGAAAGAGACTTTTGGTGACTGTTCACCACCTCTTTATTTCCCTCTTGCTTTGATGCATCAGCAATCTCTTTACCTTGGTTCACGCCACTTGAACAGTCATCTCTATCATCCTGGCTGACTGGCAACATCTTACCTGGGGCCCTGAGTCTCCAGGGTTTGTCTGACTGAGAGGAAAGTAGAAATTCCCATGAGAAAGATTACCCATTAGTCCCAGTCTGATAGGTTCACTTGTCACATTACTTCAATAGAGCTCCACACTGTCCAGGATGAAGACAAAACTGTGAAATTGGACATctattgtttaatttcttaGCTAAATATATTCTTTGCATTAAAACAGCTTCATTTGAGCAACAAAGATTCATAATAAAAAATTGTCTTTGTTTCTGATATCTTAAATGCCTTTTGGCAACTGTACAGTCATACTGACACTAATGCTTCCCTTTGATTGACAgaatgttattttaaagttattcaATTCTCATGTATTAGGATGcctgtggttgttttttaatttacttttttttttggtcaggTGATCAAGGCTCATGTTTGGAAGAACAAATAATTGTAAATCtgcaaaactaaaaagaaatgcATCTGGTCGAGAGATGATTAAGATTACGTTTTACCAGCAAAAATATACTCTCTGTGAGCCTGTGCAGTCAGCTTAAATGTAATGTTCAACAAtgaagtaataataataataataataataataataaattctATCATTGCAGCAGGTATCATTTACACCATGATCACCCTCTTAGTTTAAAAGTAATTGGCACTCAACACTAAGTAAAGCTGAAGGGAATGGCATTAGGCAATTgttcataaaccaaagtatggagaaaaacattttggggCCTTTTCATTGCACagcaaagacaaagaaagagaagaaagggggagagagaggggacgACATATTGACCTGGATGAAAAGTCAGGGTAGtttaagaaagaaataacaacaaGAACATCTTACTTTAGTATCAAAAGTGTATTTCAAATTtgtaacaataaaatacaacaatacatCAAAAATAATGTCTTCTAAAATCTTCTGGGGGGTCATGAAAATACACCGTGGAAGAAGGTGTgttaaagagaaaatgaaataatgaactAGCTTCATAGTGCTTCCATTTATTCTCATTCATGTCAACTTGGTCAGAAACATTAACAGGCATCCCTTAGACAAAAGCCAAGCCAGGGCATTATAGACAATAAGAGCTGCTAAAATGAACATGTGCCTTCCAAAAAGGATTGCGGGGATCTCAAAGTAAAACCACTCGACAAACTCTTGAGACCATGCGAAAGCTTTGGGTATAAAAACAGTTCCGGTCCCCGGTGGCACCCACACAGCAAAATATAGTGCGTGGTGCAGTGGAACATGCAGGAGTCACACCACGTCCATGCCCAGGCCCCTCGCAACCTCCGTCAGGGCCTGCACTGCTCCCGATGTCCCGCTGCCGTCAAAGTCCTCCTGCGATAATCCTCCTGGCTCCTCCTCAATGTGAGGGATGGTGCTCATGACACAGTAGACCGGAGAGTCACTGCCTCTGGGGCTGGTCTGCAACGAGACGTCCTCAGCTCCAGAGAGCTctgaggagtaggaggaggaggagctggaggaggatcCTACCGGAGAGCTCTGGCTGCTCTCTGGCGTGACGGCAGCCCTCTTGTTCCGGCTGCTCGTTCTCTGACTTTTTCGAAGGCTCTGCGGCTTTTTGCCCATGTTCTTCATGATCTCCTTCGTCACTTCCACAGTCTCAAATCGCACCATGTTTACTTTTAGGAAGCCATCTACATCCTTTCTGTAACTGTGAAGACAGCATATGGAACAACCACGAATAAAATCTGgattatttctacttttaatcgCTTGAATTGCATTTGATGCCCCTTACCCCTTCCAAGGCTGAATTGAGTCGATCAAAGAAATATggtgttttcagttttaattgcTGTTGTGACTTACCGAAAGCGGGAATGTCCAGAGGGCCATTTTAGCTCGTGCTTCTTGCGGAGGTGAAGTGTGAGAGTGTAACACCAGGAGAAGACCTTATCACAGATATGGCATTTGTATTTGGACATCCCTCCGACCTGTTTATCATGTAATCATGTTAACAACAAAATACTGGAACTCTCAACGAGATTACAGCAGGTTGTAATTGCAATCGAAATAGGTTTTATACTAACAAACCTCGTGCACTCTCTTGTAGTGGTAGCTCATGGTTGAAAATGTGTGACATGAATAATCACAGCCCTCCACGGTGCAGTGATACACGGTGCCCTCATTGTGAACCTCTGTGTGCTTGTGCAGATCGCGCTGATTCttaaatctgaaaagaaaagaatgaaagGTAGTCTTAAAACATAACTTAATTAAAGAGTACGTTGAAATgacaaaatgaatataaaagaGGAATACAATTACAGGACAATTATTTCAACATTTGGAACAGATTTGGTCctaaaaggttgttttttttgctgcatgTATCTGAAAAAGTCTCAAACATCGGATCTGAGGGGaatttctgttgtttgtttttacaaataaactGCTAAACACGTTCTGAATGATAACCCTCAGCGATAAAGCATTTTAGAGGTATTTTATGAAACAGCTGAAACTTGATATTGCTTTTGATGCCAAATATACGTGAAGACACAATTCAGAGGCGGCTGTAAACAACATGTCAGCTGGACATCTGATCAGCTGTTGAGAGATCTACCTCTTGTCGCAGAAGTCGCACGGGAAGGGCCGCTCGTCACAGTGGCGAAATCTGATGTGGATCTTTAAAGCTGCCAAAGTGGTGCAGGTCATGTCACAGAAGGGACACTTCACCTGATTCACTGgaacaaaagagaaatgtgtcAGTTAAGGCATGTAATCAGCGATCCACCATGCATCCTTTTATCTGATGGTTACTCTAGTAAATtcaataaacacaacatttttaaaacctgaCAATTGACAATTTGAAAGTATCTAAAATGCATCGGGACATATAACTGATGCttgtcaataaaataaagcatatcTGATCTTAGAAATCTGTTTGGACCATATACTGGATATAAAGTATATGGTTAGGACATTGTTAACTGTATGACAACATCCTTTTGAATGGATTCGACTGTATCCCAGCCTAACTCCACATGACACTAAATCCTTTTTTCATACCCAGAATGTAAAAAGGTAACAAAAAATAGACTTTAGGAAATGATTACCATGCTGACGAACATGATCCCTCAACAGCCTCTCGTTGGAAAACGCTTTGCCACAATGTTCACACACCAGTGAATCTGCTCAAATGAGAGGTAAAGGTACGGAATTCAGTATACAGGCAATACTTTTAGATCTATCTGCATGGGGGAAAATTAACAGTCTTTCTCACCTACTGGCTCGGCCTGCCTGTGTAGGTGGTCAAACAACTTGGTATTGCTGGAGAACATGCTGCCACATGTCGGGCAGGCTACAAGTCTCTCCTGAGTGTGGCTTCGCATGTGCTCCCTCAAACGGTATCGGATTTTAAACGAAGCATCGCAGCCTGTAAAAGAAATACGAGGGTCAGATAAGGTAAGACATAAAGGCTCAATTCCAATCCAACTCCAACATTCTCCCCCTACCCACTTCAACCCCACTTGGTGGGTCCATTTGAAACTACCTAACGGGGAGTGTGAGTTATAAAAGCCTCAAAGAACGTGACTGCAATCGCTGACCATGTACAACACTGTTTGTATCAGcgataaaaaacacattgt includes the following:
- the LOC134880850 gene encoding uncharacterized protein LOC134880850 isoform X1 — encoded protein: MSTAWLCNIFPMHQYVHQHAYNPIMHQSLTSTPAAMGTQDNNFNMHLPRAWTRRSFAPVTAFHKAAEKPFSSTKQGRWGALHVRIAWRIYYQKQVKKMQHQPNSFHRDLTPEYPESSLPDKESEQPSCFQPHIDSPYKQPAFGNSSDRSEPGKTAGHSNHSNSRFPAECSTSSPAPHNSHTNKREKLGQPLELDEKVKHRGQQVKTDISPPRDTYLNQTGTPEPEHRHSGSLGRKRQLECVSSIKPKRVKKEIVDSQPDPSPFSTTHTSLHTMPEEHINANALSGMYPNSSKCNVTRTFGGLVVYPGSEMHPYQTASWDPIGDVHKRMDLYSRQNLLKDYSLNTCQAIRVDPVATRQKETFGDCSPPLYFPLALMHQQSLYLGSRHLNSHLYHPG
- the LOC134880850 gene encoding uncharacterized protein LOC134880850 isoform X2; translated protein: MHLPRAWTRRSFAPVTAFHKAAEKPFSSTKQGRWGALHVRIAWRIYYQKQVKKMQHQPNSFHRDLTPEYPESSLPDKESEQPSCFQPHIDSPYKQPAFGNSSDRSEPGKTAGHSNHSNSRFPAECSTSSPAPHNSHTNKREKLGQPLELDEKVKHRGQQVKTDISPPRDTYLNQTGTPEPEHRHSGSLGRKRQLECVSSIKPKRVKKEIVDSQPDPSPFSTTHTSLHTMPEEHINANALSGMYPNSSKCNVTRTFGGLVVYPGSEMHPYQTASWDPIGDVHKRMDLYSRQNLLKDYSLNTCQAIRVDPVATRQKETFGDCSPPLYFPLALMHQQSLYLGSRHLNSHLYHPG
- the zgc:112083 gene encoding histone H4 transcription factor, with translation MMTTKRLDNFEVMCEWDSCNFKGCTVEELSDHMAMHLNDYLGDNDALEELEEYACLWKGCQFLAMGCPAELEVHAHFHNYHGKLKFVGSKLLKSRPDLPSCNEGVHSNNLVPEGSDGYICQWEHCDSTFNNPEWFYRHVDNHVESAEPQSLPHQQQTFLCHWTGCDASFKIRYRLREHMRSHTQERLVACPTCGSMFSSNTKLFDHLHRQAEPVDSLVCEHCGKAFSNERLLRDHVRQHVNQVKCPFCDMTCTTLAALKIHIRFRHCDERPFPCDFCDKRFKNQRDLHKHTEVHNEGTVYHCTVEGCDYSCHTFSTMSYHYKRVHEVGGMSKYKCHICDKVFSWCYTLTLHLRKKHELKWPSGHSRFRYRKDVDGFLKVNMVRFETVEVTKEIMKNMGKKPQSLRKSQRTSSRNKRAAVTPESSQSSPVGSSSSSSSSYSSELSGAEDVSLQTSPRGSDSPVYCVMSTIPHIEEEPGGLSQEDFDGSGTSGAVQALTEVARGLGMDVV